A section of the Engraulis encrasicolus isolate BLACKSEA-1 chromosome 8, IST_EnEncr_1.0, whole genome shotgun sequence genome encodes:
- the dharma gene encoding dharma encodes MEVSRFSNFSIDHILTRSGDLDQRSRSLDTNNNGTSPPGMGSHFYNSGHAMGLTEFRAYGMPIALPLYKISPPGYPYCTDCYYYGATLPNHPDSYMYETGPLSDPVCCPHVANPRQRSRMRTVFTECQTKQLDHLFSLTDYPSVEARAQLARNTGLSEETVRVWFKNRRARRKRQNIRTKSPGSSSSDDREEPQWGRQIQDMHGVKRMAHIL; translated from the exons ATGGAGGTCTCCAGGTTCTCTAACTTTTCCATCGACCACATCTTGACGCGCTCTGGAGACTTGGATCAGCGTTCCCGGTCATTGGACACCAACAACAACGGCACATCTCCACCTGGAATGGGATCTCACTTTTACAACTCTGGCCATGCCATGGGACTGACTGAGTTTCGGGCATATGGGATGCCAATTGCGCTTCCACTCTACAAGATCAGCCCGCCGGGCTACCCGTATTGCACAGACTGCTACTACTATGGCGCCACTTTGCCAAACCACCCGGATTCCTACATGTACGAAACAG GGCCTCTGTCTGATCCGGTGTGTTGCCCACACGTAGCCAACCCACGACAGCGCAGCAGAATGCGCACGGTGTTCACGGAGTGCCAGACCAAACAACTGGACCATCTCTTCAGCCTCACCGACTACCCTAGCGTGGAGGCCCGGGCACAACTGGCCAGAAACACCGGCCTCTCGGAGGAAACAGTCAGG GTCTGGTTCAAGAATCGCCGTGCTCGTCGCAAGAGACAGAACATCCGCACCAAGAGTCCCGGTTCGTCCAGCAGCGACGACCGTGAGGAGCCCCAGTGGGGTCGTCAGATTCAAGACATGCACGGGGTCAAGAGGATGGCTCACATTCTGTAG